A region from the Desulfovibrio sp. Huiquan2017 genome encodes:
- a CDS encoding transporter substrate-binding domain-containing protein: protein MHSIRISLFLLALLLCAAGSARAQGKPVVYWPYFNLPPQFIVNGGGPQGMGIDVARALQRELPEYEHVFILASPHRIDEELRSGRARLVVTGLVRTAEREAYALYSDVPCRMIFPMMVVMRRGDGRRLAPDGSVSLTGLAVDGDLSYGYVPGVNCGAFAPFVASLTSKAASPRAYAAHDVAQLLDMLAARRVDWFVHDALSIWYAATKLGMRDRIAVVRADECPSNSFPGYFACPRTAQGAELMACINRAMVRLVASQELYSALKGWVPGEFGDAFNRTYAECVLSGKHLTSCHVGCRRATVNAR from the coding sequence ATGCACAGCATCCGCATCTCCCTGTTCCTTCTGGCTCTGTTGCTCTGTGCGGCGGGTTCGGCCCGGGCGCAGGGAAAGCCTGTGGTCTATTGGCCATATTTCAACCTTCCGCCCCAATTCATCGTGAACGGGGGCGGTCCCCAGGGCATGGGCATCGACGTGGCCAGGGCGTTGCAGCGGGAGTTGCCCGAGTACGAGCACGTCTTCATCTTGGCCAGCCCGCACCGTATTGACGAGGAGCTGCGCTCCGGCCGGGCGCGGCTGGTGGTCACCGGCCTGGTCCGGACGGCGGAACGCGAAGCCTACGCCCTGTATTCGGATGTTCCGTGCCGGATGATCTTTCCCATGATGGTCGTCATGCGCCGGGGGGACGGCCGCCGCCTGGCCCCCGATGGCTCGGTTTCGCTGACCGGGCTGGCCGTCGACGGCGACCTTTCCTACGGCTACGTTCCGGGCGTCAACTGCGGCGCCTTCGCACCGTTCGTGGCCTCGCTGACGTCCAAGGCGGCCTCGCCGCGCGCCTATGCGGCCCACGACGTGGCCCAGTTGCTGGACATGCTGGCCGCACGGCGGGTCGACTGGTTCGTGCACGATGCCCTGAGCATCTGGTATGCCGCCACGAAACTCGGCATGCGGGACCGTATAGCGGTGGTCCGGGCCGATGAATGCCCTTCGAACTCGTTCCCCGGTTACTTCGCCTGCCCCCGCACCGCCCAGGGGGCTGAACTGATGGCCTGCATCAACCGAGCCATGGTCCGGCTGGTGGCCTCGCAGGAACTGTACAGCGCTCTCAAAGGGTGGGTCCCCGGCGAGTTCGGCGACGCCTTCAACCGTACCTACGCCGAGTGCGTCCTGTCCGGGAAGCATCTGACCTCCTGCCACGTGGGTTGCCGCCGGGCCACCGTCAACGCCCGTTGA
- a CDS encoding SHOCT domain-containing protein: MTDTLLLLTAQQPMYNGSGPNSWGGHMMYSPFGSLFMILLLVALVVVLAMVLKRTANRDGDRDKDRETPLDILKRRYAAGEIDKAQYDEMKRNLTE, translated from the coding sequence ATGACCGACACCCTTCTTCTCTTGACCGCACAGCAACCCATGTACAACGGAAGCGGACCCAACTCGTGGGGCGGGCATATGATGTACTCGCCCTTCGGCAGCCTGTTCATGATCCTGCTGCTGGTCGCACTCGTCGTTGTCCTGGCCATGGTCCTGAAAAGGACCGCCAACAGAGACGGCGATCGGGACAAGGACCGCGAAACGCCCTTGGACATCCTCAAACGGCGCTATGCCGCAGGAGAGATAGACAAGGCCCAGTATGACGAAATGAAGCGGAACCTGACGGAATAG